The Xenopus laevis strain J_2021 chromosome 5L, Xenopus_laevis_v10.1, whole genome shotgun sequence genome has a segment encoding these proteins:
- the LOC108716395 gene encoding taste receptor type 2 member 40, whose product MDMELSVTVTLFSQLALGVAVNGFIVGTYLLEWRKNRSLHISDTVLMSLALNRFLWQLFHTLASLFSFVQVTLTATYKFLYCFCAFLNWSSLWFAAILSVIHCVKISNYNNSLFIWLKLRLCRLVKWLIVANLLTSLAFTIAPLWFVFPHNQSTSIDVPQNNATLNPLQNIPSPLFVLCLGSLLPFLIFCVAVSLLINSLRMHVRQMRSRATGFQVSHVEAHLRVIKGMVFFLVLFLLYFSVIILGADKKTDSNWIYFYLGLAFYPSLHSAVLIYSTRQLRTACLAIYHGAKTCICVPHGNICD is encoded by the coding sequence ATGGACATGGAATTGTCTGTGACTGTCACACTGTTCAGCCAACTGGCCCTGGGGGTGGCAGTTAACGGCTTCATCGTTGGGACGTATCTGCTGGAATGGAGGAAGAACAGAAGTCTCCATATAAGCGACACTGTGCTGATGTCCCTGGCCTTGAATCGATTCCTGTGGCAACTGTTTCATACGTTGGCATCATTGTTTTCATTCGTACAAGTCACCCTCACAGCCACGTACAAGTTTCTCTATTGCTTCTGTGCCTTTCTCAACTGGAGCAGCCTGTGGTTTGCCGCCATACTCAGTGTCATCCACTGCGTGAAGATCTCAAACTACAACAACTCCCTGTTCATCTGGCTCAAGCTGAGGCTCTGCCGGCTGGTGAAATGGCTCATTGTAGCCAATCTACTGACTTCTCTGGCTTTCACCATTGCACCTCTGTGGTTTGTATTTCCCCACAATCAATCCACTTCAATAGATGTTCCGCAGAACAACGCAACCTTGAACCCACTACAAAACATTCCCAGCCCATTATTTGTACTGTGCTTGGGTTCTCTTCTGCCGTTCCTCATATTCTGTGTCGCCGTTTCGCTTCTGATCAATTCGCTGAGAATGCACGTCCGACAGATGAGAAGCCGAGCAACAGGTTTCCAGGTGTCTCACGTGGAAGCTCATTTGAGGGTGATAAAAGGCATGGTCTTTTTCCTTGTCCTCTTTCTCCTGTATTTCTCAGTCATTATTTTGGGAGCAGATAAGAAGACTGACAGTAATTGGATATATTTCTATCTAGGCTTAGCCTTCTACCCATCTCTCCATTCTGCTGTCCTGATCTATTCCACTCGCCAGTTAAGAACGGCATGCTTAGCAATTTATCATGGAGCCAAAACGTGCATTTGTGTACCCCATGGAAATATATGTGACTGA